A genome region from Chryseobacterium sp. G0186 includes the following:
- a CDS encoding cupin-like domain-containing protein, whose product MQLIPVQKIKKEVSRTFINEYMKPKIPVILEDFVDPESPAFTKWNYDYFKEIAGNHHVDIYGSELDSIDRVASQPIDQTTFSDYLDLIDSAPTEHRLFLFNLLNIKPELKNDLFYNDATNGKILKWLPFMFFGGQGSSTRNHMDIDMSHVFITQFQGIKRIWLFPREQSDLMYKLPYNFHSLSNIKKPDYRKYPALLYLNGYEAVLHPGETLYIPAGWWHYIQYETGGYSISVRALPSSFLEKWHGFKNLIITRNFDNMMRNIFKEKWFRYKVRIAHERGAKAAKKQRSFLI is encoded by the coding sequence ATGCAATTGATTCCGGTACAGAAAATAAAGAAAGAAGTTTCAAGAACCTTTATAAATGAATATATGAAGCCTAAGATTCCGGTTATTCTTGAAGATTTTGTTGATCCTGAGAGTCCGGCCTTTACCAAGTGGAATTATGATTATTTTAAAGAAATAGCAGGTAACCACCATGTAGATATATATGGCAGCGAACTTGATTCTATAGACAGAGTGGCGAGCCAGCCTATTGATCAGACTACTTTTTCAGATTATCTGGATCTTATAGACTCAGCTCCGACTGAGCATCGACTTTTTCTATTTAATTTACTCAACATTAAACCTGAACTTAAAAACGATCTATTTTACAATGATGCTACCAACGGAAAAATATTAAAATGGCTGCCTTTTATGTTTTTCGGAGGGCAAGGATCCTCTACACGAAATCATATGGATATCGATATGTCTCATGTCTTCATTACCCAATTTCAGGGCATCAAAAGAATCTGGTTATTTCCCAGGGAACAATCTGATTTGATGTACAAGCTTCCTTATAATTTTCACAGTCTTTCCAATATCAAGAAACCTGATTACAGAAAATATCCTGCTCTCCTCTACCTAAATGGTTATGAAGCCGTTCTTCATCCTGGTGAAACCCTTTACATCCCCGCAGGATGGTGGCATTATATACAATATGAAACCGGAGGCTATTCCATATCCGTCAGAGCACTCCCCTCAAGCTTCCTTGAAAAATGGCATGGGTTTAAAAACCTAATCATTACAAGAAATTTCGACAATATGATGCGAAATATCTTCAAGGAAAAATGGTTCAGATATAAAGTAAGAATAGCTCATGAAAGAGGAGCAAAAGCCGCCAAAAAACAAAGAAGCTTCCTAATCTGA
- the kbl gene encoding glycine C-acetyltransferase, with product MISEKYLQHLQNELQNIENDGLFKRERIITSQQSAEIEANGKKLLNFCANNYLGLSNNPEVMKASQDMIESHGYGMSSVRFICGTQDIHKELEQKIADFLGLEDTILYAAAFDANGGVFEPLFTEEDAIISDELNHASIIDGVRLCKAARYRYKNNNMADLEAQLIAASEKNHRFKIIVTDGVFSMDGIVADLKGVCDLADKYDALVMVDDSHATGFIGKTGRGTHEANEVMGRVDIITSTLGKALGGALGGFTSGKKEIIDMLRQRSRPYLFSNSLAPGIVGAALKVLNMISDDTSLRDKVMENAEYFRTEMKAKGFDIPDGDAAIVPVMLYDAPLSQKMAEKLMDEGIYVIGFFYPVVPKGKARIRVQLSAAHTKEHLDKAIAAFEKVGKELGVIS from the coding sequence ATGATTTCTGAAAAATACCTTCAACATTTACAGAACGAACTTCAAAATATTGAAAATGATGGACTTTTCAAAAGAGAAAGAATCATCACTTCTCAGCAGAGCGCAGAGATTGAAGCTAACGGAAAAAAGCTTTTGAACTTCTGTGCCAATAATTATCTGGGATTATCCAACAATCCGGAGGTAATGAAAGCTTCTCAGGATATGATTGAATCTCACGGTTACGGAATGTCTTCTGTACGTTTTATCTGCGGAACACAAGATATTCACAAGGAATTAGAGCAGAAAATTGCTGATTTCCTGGGTCTTGAAGACACTATTCTTTATGCTGCTGCTTTTGATGCCAATGGTGGGGTTTTTGAACCTTTGTTTACTGAAGAGGATGCTATTATTTCAGATGAACTGAACCACGCTTCCATCATTGATGGTGTTCGTCTTTGTAAGGCTGCAAGATACCGTTACAAAAACAACAATATGGCAGATCTTGAAGCACAGTTGATTGCTGCTTCAGAAAAAAATCACCGTTTTAAAATTATCGTTACGGACGGAGTTTTCTCAATGGATGGTATTGTTGCTGATTTAAAAGGAGTTTGTGATCTTGCTGATAAATATGATGCACTGGTAATGGTTGATGATTCTCACGCAACAGGATTTATTGGTAAAACAGGTCGTGGAACTCATGAAGCAAATGAGGTAATGGGTAGAGTAGACATTATTACTTCTACGTTAGGTAAGGCTCTTGGTGGTGCTTTAGGAGGATTTACTTCCGGTAAAAAAGAGATCATCGATATGTTGAGACAGCGTTCACGTCCTTACTTATTCTCCAATTCATTGGCTCCGGGGATTGTAGGTGCTGCCTTGAAAGTCTTAAATATGATTTCAGATGATACTTCTCTTCGTGATAAAGTTATGGAGAATGCAGAATACTTCAGAACAGAAATGAAAGCTAAAGGGTTTGATATTCCTGATGGAGATGCTGCTATTGTTCCGGTAATGCTTTATGACGCACCCCTTTCACAGAAAATGGCTGAAAAACTAATGGACGAGGGTATCTACGTGATTGGATTCTTCTATCCTGTAGTTCCAAAAGGAAAGGCGAGAATCAGAGTTCAATTGTCTGCAGCTCATACCAAGGAACATCTTGATAAAGCCATTGCTGCTTTTGAAAAGGTAGGAAAAGAGCTGGGAGTGATCTCTTAA
- a CDS encoding CopD family protein produces MLYTIIKALHIIFMVSYFAGIFYLVRIFVYYKDTDEFPEEKKKILREQYTFMARRLWNIITVPAGVIMAVCGLVMIFLNPGLMKMGWFHLKLTFLIGLAIYHFWCWKKVLQLKALSGNTLEIANIKLRQANEIATFILFLVVFTVILKSMVIEYWWQLITGFFVLVFLIMMTVKLVNKNKKKK; encoded by the coding sequence ATGCTTTATACAATCATCAAAGCGCTGCACATTATTTTTATGGTAAGCTATTTTGCGGGAATTTTTTATCTCGTAAGAATTTTCGTTTACTATAAAGACACCGATGAATTTCCGGAAGAAAAAAAGAAAATCTTGAGGGAGCAGTATACATTTATGGCCCGCAGGCTGTGGAATATCATCACCGTTCCTGCCGGAGTTATTATGGCCGTATGCGGATTGGTTATGATCTTTTTAAACCCGGGATTAATGAAGATGGGGTGGTTTCACCTGAAACTGACATTCCTGATCGGTCTTGCCATTTATCACTTCTGGTGCTGGAAGAAAGTACTTCAATTAAAGGCATTGAGTGGAAATACCTTGGAAATCGCCAATATTAAATTGAGACAGGCTAATGAAATTGCTACATTCATTTTGTTTCTTGTTGTATTTACCGTGATTTTAAAATCTATGGTAATTGAATATTGGTGGCAATTAATTACAGGATTTTTCGTTCTTGTATTTCTGATCATGATGACCGTAAAACTTGTTAATAAGAATAAAAAAAAGAAATAA
- a CDS encoding ABC transporter permease produces MIAILKKELWSYFGNWSAWVIIAAFSLIATLFLFFFDNDSNIFEIGAASLQSYFVLVPWLLMFIIPALSMKTFAEEQQTGTLNWLFSQPLKVSDLVTGKFLSVWIVGILCLIPSLIYLYTVYVLGIPEGNIDLGMTFGSYIGLIILIAAFSGVGILASSLSQNQIMAYLLGVFMCFIMYFGIEQLASYKLLGGADFILQNIGFYQHFLGFTRGLIDVKDVAYFILVIGASLVLSNHFINKKK; encoded by the coding sequence ATGATTGCAATTTTAAAGAAAGAACTTTGGAGTTACTTTGGAAACTGGAGTGCATGGGTGATCATTGCCGCTTTCAGCTTAATAGCGACTCTTTTCCTGTTCTTTTTCGACAACGATTCTAATATTTTTGAGATCGGGGCAGCATCGCTGCAGAGTTATTTTGTTTTAGTTCCGTGGCTGCTGATGTTTATCATTCCGGCACTTTCCATGAAAACTTTTGCCGAAGAACAGCAAACAGGAACCTTAAACTGGCTTTTTTCACAACCATTAAAAGTTTCAGATCTTGTAACAGGAAAGTTCCTTTCCGTATGGATTGTCGGGATTTTATGCCTTATTCCTTCATTGATCTATCTTTATACCGTATACGTTCTGGGAATTCCGGAGGGAAATATTGACCTTGGAATGACCTTTGGGAGCTATATCGGGTTGATTATTTTGATTGCAGCATTTTCAGGAGTTGGGATTTTGGCTTCTTCATTATCACAAAACCAGATTATGGCTTATCTGTTGGGTGTTTTCATGTGCTTTATCATGTATTTTGGAATCGAACAGCTGGCGAGCTATAAACTGTTGGGCGGAGCCGATTTTATTCTTCAGAACATAGGTTTCTATCAGCATTTTCTTGGCTTTACAAGAGGTCTTATCGATGTAAAGGATGTTGCCTATTTTATTCTGGTAATCGGTGCTTCATTAGTATTGTCTAATCATTTTATTAACAAAAAGAAGTAG
- the gldG gene encoding gliding motility-associated ABC transporter substrate-binding protein GldG gives MKKINAKSPFGIFLFAIVPLVIILTYSGIRLDLTKEKRYTLSESTVKVLESVKKPLTVEVYLEGDFPASFKQLQGETKFMLEEFRKINPKIDFKFIDPVKSKIPLDSLESMGMQASYLPDSKDGKFSQITIFPYAVIKYDKAGVSIPLIVQQTGIDADQQLTRSIEGLEYSLVSNIKNIAADKRKKVGILVNQDELSPDEFQGFVQLAMENYDAGPIIPKNQTELSLEDLPLLKQMSALVIAKPRKAFTDNEKVILDQFIMNGGKTLWMIDAVNAEMDTLTRSKKVMPFPIDVNMTDFFFNYGIRINTALVKDVKKFALLKLVTGEVSGNPQFTSLPWPYYPLGIAENNNPITRNINPVKFEFPTSIDTLGGRKNIKTKVLFESSEKTLLKQVPNYVDLKEIASVDSLGQMEKPSTPRIFAVALEGKFNSAYASRIERKSYPGFKAESPENKMIVIADGDVGRNKVIKGKPLPLGADMLTNEQFGNEQFLRNALDYLLDDSNLMDLRNRNIEERLLDRHRIEEEKTTWQWLNLLLPLAIIGLIGGLFFWLRKKKFG, from the coding sequence ATGAAGAAGATCAATGCTAAATCTCCATTTGGAATTTTCTTATTTGCTATTGTTCCTTTAGTTATTATTCTTACCTATTCAGGGATCAGACTGGATCTGACAAAGGAAAAAAGATATACACTCTCTGAAAGTACTGTTAAGGTATTGGAATCCGTTAAAAAGCCTTTAACCGTAGAAGTTTACCTTGAGGGTGATTTCCCGGCAAGCTTTAAGCAGCTTCAGGGCGAAACAAAGTTTATGCTTGAGGAATTCAGAAAAATTAACCCGAAGATTGATTTCAAATTCATCGATCCTGTAAAATCTAAAATTCCATTGGATAGCCTGGAATCTATGGGAATGCAGGCATCATACCTTCCGGACTCAAAAGATGGGAAGTTCTCCCAGATTACCATTTTCCCATATGCTGTTATCAAATATGATAAAGCAGGAGTTTCTATTCCTTTAATTGTACAGCAAACAGGAATTGATGCCGATCAACAACTGACAAGATCTATTGAAGGATTGGAATACAGCCTTGTTTCAAATATTAAAAATATCGCTGCCGATAAAAGAAAAAAAGTAGGAATTCTGGTAAATCAGGATGAGTTGAGTCCCGATGAATTTCAGGGATTTGTACAATTGGCAATGGAAAATTATGATGCAGGGCCAATTATTCCTAAAAATCAGACAGAACTTAGCCTGGAAGATCTTCCTTTATTGAAGCAGATGAGTGCCTTGGTGATTGCAAAACCAAGAAAAGCATTTACCGATAATGAAAAAGTAATTCTTGATCAATTCATCATGAATGGTGGGAAAACATTGTGGATGATTGATGCTGTGAACGCTGAAATGGATACTTTAACAAGGTCTAAAAAAGTAATGCCTTTCCCGATTGACGTTAATATGACAGACTTCTTCTTCAACTACGGAATAAGAATCAATACGGCATTGGTAAAGGATGTAAAGAAATTTGCCTTATTGAAGCTGGTAACAGGGGAAGTAAGCGGAAACCCTCAGTTTACAAGCCTGCCGTGGCCTTATTATCCATTAGGTATTGCTGAAAACAATAATCCTATTACCCGAAATATCAACCCTGTAAAGTTTGAATTCCCGACTTCCATTGACACATTAGGCGGAAGAAAGAATATCAAGACAAAGGTGCTTTTTGAATCCAGTGAAAAAACATTGCTGAAACAGGTTCCGAACTATGTTGATCTAAAGGAGATCGCAAGTGTAGACAGCCTTGGACAAATGGAAAAACCAAGCACACCAAGAATCTTTGCTGTAGCATTAGAGGGGAAATTTAATTCTGCTTATGCTTCAAGGATTGAAAGAAAATCTTACCCCGGATTTAAGGCAGAAAGCCCTGAAAATAAAATGATCGTTATTGCAGATGGTGATGTTGGAAGAAATAAAGTGATTAAAGGTAAACCACTTCCTCTGGGAGCAGATATGCTGACCAATGAGCAGTTTGGAAACGAGCAGTTCCTTAGAAATGCATTGGACTATTTACTGGATGACAGCAATCTGATGGATTTGAGAAACAGAAATATCGAAGAAAGACTTCTGGACAGACACAGAATAGAAGAAGAGAAAACCACCTGGCAGTGGCTGAACTTATTACTCCCGCTGGCTATTATCGGCCTTATTGGAGGATTGTTCTTCTGGTTGAGAAAGAAGAAATTTGGATAG
- a CDS encoding serine hydrolase domain-containing protein, giving the protein MKKNTLLFVAYFLLISCHTMKNSQANHNSRDSLYKEIRTLYQQGNFNGFAVSIVDDQTTLYEKGFGFSDLKKRKSYTENTIQNIASVSKTFVGIALLKAQELGKLNLDDPIQKYIPFKISNPNFPKTPITIRQLATHTSSIMDNEFYLSKNYFLKPNQDLQGAKLNFDDEQIFNPSDSIISMNTFLENVLAENGKWNKNSFSSHVPGSIYEYSNVGTALAALIVERATGQEFDVFTKEYILKPLQMKDSGWKYKDIQFSKFSRLYESPDTALPYYLSATYPDGGLMTSIKDLSKYLTELIKGYNGKGTILTQKSYQEYFKPQLTASNFTERNDKNPYSESYNVGIFMGFGYTGYIGHTGGDPGVMSMLFFDPKNNLGRIMIFNTNFSDKKGNDAFYGIWNVLEKYQVQDRN; this is encoded by the coding sequence ATGAAAAAAAATACATTACTTTTTGTAGCTTATTTTCTGCTCATTTCTTGCCATACAATGAAAAATAGCCAGGCTAATCATAATAGCCGAGATTCATTATACAAAGAGATTAGAACCTTATACCAACAGGGAAATTTTAATGGTTTTGCGGTTTCTATTGTTGATGATCAAACAACACTTTATGAAAAAGGATTTGGTTTTTCAGACTTGAAAAAGAGAAAATCTTATACTGAGAATACCATACAGAATATTGCTTCAGTATCGAAAACATTTGTAGGCATTGCTCTTTTAAAAGCTCAGGAACTCGGGAAGCTTAATCTGGATGATCCGATTCAAAAATATATTCCATTTAAAATTTCCAATCCAAATTTTCCCAAAACGCCCATTACGATCCGGCAACTGGCCACCCATACTTCTTCCATTATGGATAATGAATTCTATCTTTCTAAAAATTATTTCCTGAAACCGAATCAGGATTTGCAGGGAGCAAAGCTTAATTTTGATGATGAGCAAATATTCAATCCCTCAGATTCGATCATTTCAATGAATACTTTCCTAGAAAATGTATTGGCAGAAAACGGAAAATGGAATAAAAACAGCTTCTCTTCCCATGTCCCTGGAAGCATCTATGAATATTCTAATGTGGGAACTGCATTAGCTGCATTGATTGTTGAACGGGCAACCGGACAGGAATTTGATGTATTTACGAAAGAATATATTTTGAAGCCTTTACAAATGAAAGATTCCGGTTGGAAATATAAAGACATCCAGTTTTCAAAATTTTCCAGACTGTATGAAAGCCCTGATACCGCTTTACCTTATTACCTTTCAGCTACCTATCCGGATGGCGGATTGATGACGAGTATCAAGGATCTGAGTAAATATTTAACAGAACTTATTAAAGGCTACAACGGAAAAGGCACCATTCTCACACAGAAAAGCTATCAGGAATATTTTAAGCCACAACTTACCGCCTCCAACTTCACGGAAAGAAATGATAAAAACCCCTACAGTGAATCTTATAATGTAGGAATATTTATGGGATTTGGTTATACAGGCTATATTGGCCACACAGGAGGAGATCCCGGAGTAATGTCTATGCTCTTCTTTGATCCTAAAAACAACCTGGGAAGAATCATGATCTTCAACACCAATTTTTCAGATAAGAAAGGAAATGATGCTTTTTATGGGATATGGAATGTATTGGAAAAGTATCAAGTACAGGATAGAAACTGA
- a CDS encoding phosphatidylinositol-specific phospholipase C, with amino-acid sequence MPTKQHNRFLLQMMEGVSNLRIVITDHSISSGQPWENTPDIIQKSGNTWEIDVQAGRYGTDTVAQWFKNKISGGEAIGCSSNDALPGKLNFAFTCTLSFDYQNRHCELHDVQIGQGHNSKSENNWWIGSRNLKKVSGIYILKTDQNTHFNCNLSVSGVNQFYCKLNASEWMSKLDQNASLKSLSIPGTHDSGTYKISSASFGARCQNYDIKQQLENGIRFLDIRLVNSSNTSDPLDLYHGIISCDVTFGQVLNACQDFLRNHPSETILMSVNNEKSGQDISENFIKYLKKYNTLYFQGNTIPGLDQAKGKILFLYRFELNVGSSGIDKNKTGVRFGPWQDDTTFESHNSTGQQFYIEDNYQSYDTHKKVKYVQENLERAMKSNTENNAILYLSFNSIAFGAFHHTPYQYAWGGSGVDPAMNPWLKQYTQYSAKKRLGIIPLDFYNNGGGNPIENGLVENIIQSNH; translated from the coding sequence ATGCCAACAAAACAACACAACAGATTTCTTCTTCAAATGATGGAGGGAGTGAGCAATTTACGAATCGTAATAACAGATCATAGTATTTCTTCAGGGCAGCCTTGGGAAAATACACCGGATATTATTCAAAAATCCGGAAATACATGGGAAATAGACGTTCAGGCAGGGAGGTATGGGACTGATACGGTGGCTCAATGGTTTAAAAATAAAATATCCGGAGGAGAAGCCATAGGCTGCAGTTCCAATGATGCTTTGCCGGGAAAGCTGAACTTTGCTTTCACCTGTACCTTATCTTTTGATTATCAGAACAGGCATTGTGAGTTGCATGATGTTCAAATCGGGCAGGGGCATAATTCAAAGTCAGAGAATAACTGGTGGATTGGAAGCCGTAATCTTAAAAAGGTATCTGGAATTTATATTTTAAAAACAGATCAGAATACTCATTTTAATTGTAATCTTTCGGTGTCGGGAGTCAATCAGTTTTATTGTAAATTAAATGCTTCAGAATGGATGAGTAAGCTGGATCAAAATGCATCATTGAAGTCCTTGAGTATTCCTGGAACCCATGATTCCGGGACGTATAAGATTTCATCAGCTTCATTCGGGGCAAGGTGTCAGAACTACGACATTAAGCAACAGCTGGAAAATGGCATCCGTTTTCTGGACATAAGGCTCGTTAATTCTTCCAATACATCAGATCCTTTAGATCTTTATCATGGGATTATCTCCTGCGATGTAACCTTTGGGCAAGTATTGAATGCCTGTCAGGATTTTTTAAGAAATCATCCGTCAGAAACCATTTTAATGTCTGTAAATAACGAAAAAAGCGGACAGGATATTTCTGAAAACTTCATTAAATACCTTAAGAAATATAATACCCTTTACTTTCAGGGAAATACAATTCCGGGACTTGATCAGGCCAAGGGTAAGATTTTATTTTTATACAGGTTTGAATTAAATGTAGGAAGCTCAGGAATTGATAAAAATAAGACAGGTGTAAGGTTCGGGCCGTGGCAGGATGATACCACCTTTGAGAGCCATAATTCAACAGGACAGCAATTCTATATTGAAGACAATTACCAAAGTTATGATACCCACAAAAAAGTAAAATATGTACAGGAAAACCTGGAAAGAGCAATGAAAAGTAATACTGAGAATAATGCTATTCTCTATCTGAGCTTTAACAGTATTGCATTCGGAGCATTCCATCATACCCCTTATCAATATGCCTGGGGAGGATCAGGAGTAGATCCGGCGATGAATCCTTGGTTAAAACAATATACTCAATATTCAGCAAAAAAACGATTGGGGATCATTCCTCTTGATTTCTACAATAATGGAGGAGGAAACCCGATTGAAAATGGTCTGGTTGAAAATATTATTCAGTCCAATCATTAA
- a CDS encoding DUF2314 domain-containing protein produces the protein MEENSIFYADGNDPEMIKAFHKAQETFKYFWREQSWEYRRIIPGLTISCVKVAFSEQAETGEIIVEHMWINDVSFDGDTVKGYLINEPNDLRNIQVGDYVEIPLTNISDWLFAIIPNVQKPKGLSKLFSSSSEPLPKAYGGFSIQQMRSEMSVAERKDHDNAWQLDFGDFNDILVVNHQKEEPGNLIEHPMSKNMKEKFVEFLQQNPDDIKHIDEDGLSLLHKETIAGNLTTVKVILESGADKSIQSKAGKTALDYAQQLNWEHIIPVLEN, from the coding sequence ATGGAAGAAAATTCAATTTTTTATGCGGATGGGAATGATCCTGAAATGATTAAGGCATTCCATAAAGCACAGGAAACTTTTAAATATTTTTGGCGTGAACAATCCTGGGAATACAGAAGAATAATCCCCGGTCTTACTATTTCATGTGTAAAAGTAGCTTTTTCAGAGCAAGCTGAAACAGGAGAAATAATCGTTGAACATATGTGGATCAATGACGTTTCCTTTGATGGTGACACGGTAAAAGGATACCTGATAAATGAACCCAATGACCTTAGGAATATACAGGTTGGAGATTATGTTGAAATACCTCTTACCAATATCAGTGACTGGCTTTTTGCTATTATTCCGAATGTACAGAAACCTAAAGGGCTCTCTAAACTATTTTCTTCTTCTTCGGAACCTCTTCCCAAGGCCTATGGAGGATTTAGTATTCAGCAGATGCGTTCAGAAATGTCAGTTGCAGAAAGAAAAGATCATGATAATGCCTGGCAATTGGATTTCGGTGATTTCAATGATATTCTGGTGGTTAATCATCAGAAAGAAGAACCTGGAAATCTTATCGAACATCCGATGAGCAAAAACATGAAAGAGAAATTTGTTGAGTTTTTGCAGCAAAACCCTGATGATATCAAGCACATCGATGAGGATGGGCTCAGTCTTCTTCACAAGGAAACCATTGCAGGAAATCTAACGACCGTAAAGGTTATTCTGGAATCCGGAGCAGATAAAAGCATTCAGTCGAAAGCGGGTAAAACAGCCTTGGATTATGCTCAACAACTGAACTGGGAACATATTATTCCGGTGTTGGAAAATTAA
- a CDS encoding DUF4268 domain-containing protein, whose translation MFSKQEAQQIKKEFWTAFGKSFPRKWLLYDTKVKDMSFKFSADNKKVEVSLDIEMKDEIFRNAYYEKIWSLEDILKDFVGDFQKEEHFTLENGKIISRIWVEKHGVSVFNKNTWREIFEFFYDKMDGFERFYYEYEDFIKDI comes from the coding sequence ATGTTCAGTAAACAAGAAGCGCAGCAAATAAAAAAGGAGTTTTGGACAGCTTTTGGAAAATCTTTTCCCAGAAAATGGCTCCTGTATGATACCAAAGTCAAGGATATGTCATTTAAGTTCTCTGCAGACAATAAAAAAGTAGAGGTTTCCCTTGATATCGAAATGAAAGATGAAATATTCCGAAATGCCTATTATGAAAAAATATGGTCCCTGGAGGATATTTTAAAGGATTTTGTTGGAGATTTCCAAAAAGAGGAACATTTTACCCTGGAAAACGGAAAAATAATAAGCCGCATTTGGGTGGAAAAACATGGAGTTTCTGTCTTCAATAAAAATACATGGCGAGAAATTTTTGAATTCTTTTATGACAAAATGGATGGTTTTGAAAGATTTTATTACGAATATGAAGATTTTATAAAGGACATTTGA
- a CDS encoding RrF2 family transcriptional regulator: MLSKKSQYAFKALSYLVEKRNDGPILISEIAEHKKIPLKFLENILLELKKAEILDSKKGKGGGYFLKENPENVKLAKIIRLVNGPIAMLPCVSLNFYEKCEDCNEDHCGLHDVLIEVRDASLNILERKTLMDLVD, encoded by the coding sequence ATGCTTTCAAAAAAATCTCAATATGCGTTTAAGGCACTTTCATATCTTGTAGAAAAAAGAAATGACGGGCCCATTCTTATTTCCGAAATTGCTGAACATAAAAAGATTCCTTTAAAGTTTTTGGAAAATATTCTGCTTGAACTGAAAAAAGCGGAAATCCTTGACAGTAAAAAAGGAAAAGGAGGGGGATATTTTCTGAAAGAAAACCCTGAAAATGTAAAATTAGCCAAAATTATCCGTCTCGTAAATGGTCCTATTGCCATGCTTCCCTGTGTAAGTCTGAACTTTTATGAAAAATGTGAAGACTGTAATGAAGATCATTGCGGATTGCATGACGTACTGATCGAAGTTCGGGATGCCTCACTGAATATTTTGGAAAGGAAAACTTTAATGGATCTGGTCGACTGA
- a CDS encoding sulfite exporter TauE/SafE family protein, translated as MVITRKIQIRLNVFFVTVAVLLITFFSMYELGYLDELFNILAKDNHVFYWMLLVGVFAEIVAGSMGMGYGVICTTTLLLLNIPPHIVSASIHSAESFTTAAGSISHIKLKNVSKSLVKKLAIPAVIGAVIGAISLTYLGEYYAKITKTMIAFYTLYLGIQILSNAFKEKQSKALKRKTNLTRLGVIGGFIDSFAGGGWGPLVTGTLIKNAFTPRFAVGSSTVAKFILTITAAITFFFTLGIQHWNIILGLLIGGIITAPFSAMLTAKLPVKKMFLVIGILVIVMSSITIYKSVFS; from the coding sequence ATGGTTATTACACGGAAGATTCAAATAAGGCTCAATGTATTTTTTGTAACAGTTGCTGTTTTGCTGATTACTTTTTTTTCCATGTATGAATTGGGATATTTGGATGAACTTTTCAATATTCTTGCTAAGGACAATCATGTCTTTTACTGGATGCTTCTGGTAGGCGTTTTTGCAGAAATTGTAGCCGGATCAATGGGAATGGGCTATGGAGTGATCTGTACAACGACATTGCTGCTGCTGAACATTCCGCCGCATATTGTAAGTGCAAGCATCCATTCCGCCGAAAGTTTTACAACGGCAGCAGGAAGCATAAGTCATATTAAACTAAAAAATGTAAGCAAAAGTCTGGTGAAAAAACTGGCTATTCCGGCTGTCATTGGCGCTGTCATTGGTGCCATAAGTCTAACCTATCTGGGGGAATATTATGCCAAAATCACCAAGACAATGATTGCCTTTTATACCCTGTATCTAGGAATACAGATTTTGTCAAATGCTTTTAAAGAAAAACAGAGCAAGGCTCTTAAAAGAAAAACAAATCTGACAAGACTGGGAGTAATCGGAGGATTTATAGATTCCTTTGCAGGAGGTGGCTGGGGTCCGCTTGTTACGGGGACATTAATTAAGAATGCCTTTACCCCAAGATTTGCGGTCGGAAGTTCTACAGTTGCTAAATTTATATTAACCATTACTGCGGCCATTACATTCTTTTTTACCCTTGGAATTCAGCATTGGAATATCATTCTTGGGCTTTTGATCGGAGGTATTATTACGGCTCCTTTTTCTGCCATGCTTACCGCAAAACTTCCGGTGAAGAAAATGTTTTTGGTCATTGGAATTCTGGTCATCGTGATGAGTTCTATAACTATTTATAAATCAGTGTTCAGTTAA
- a CDS encoding putative quinol monooxygenase, with amino-acid sequence MNLHIIALFKFNENYLMEAVELFQNLVKETRKEEGCLQYDLVEDKDNKGIFFLIELWESVDHHNRHNGQDHLLDFRKEASKIMESSAQVYKGFKIY; translated from the coding sequence ATGAATTTACATATCATTGCACTTTTTAAGTTTAATGAAAATTATTTGATGGAAGCAGTAGAGCTGTTTCAGAACCTTGTAAAAGAAACAAGAAAAGAAGAGGGGTGTCTTCAGTATGACCTTGTTGAAGACAAAGATAACAAAGGAATTTTCTTTTTGATTGAGCTTTGGGAAAGTGTTGATCATCATAACAGACACAACGGGCAGGATCATTTGCTGGATTTTCGCAAGGAGGCGTCCAAGATCATGGAAAGCTCTGCTCAGGTTTATAAAGGATTCAAGATATATTAG